The proteins below come from a single Miscanthus floridulus cultivar M001 chromosome 1, ASM1932011v1, whole genome shotgun sequence genomic window:
- the LOC136456553 gene encoding uncharacterized protein produces MAEAEAPKTVEAIIAEAGAPEITKAIVMAVRLSVEEAEMKAVEASVAPLVQGLPLLRESAREAEVYPISSDDTSRAREVVDAEETDAVEQLAPLLDEGSLALVQLGVEQRAHQLTKGALDEALAAAEASQTEAMVWRGTVEELGSEASRAAEASRVEAHRLKEEAEASRAEALRWKEKTEACQVETQHWEQKAKESEAEVTQAAEASSTVQIVLETEIGEHEALKHAALSACEALEVEGV; encoded by the exons atggcagaggccgaagcccccaagaccgtcgaggccataattgcagaggctggagcccccgagatcaccaaggccaTCGTGATGGCGGTGAGGCTGTCTGTcgaggaggcggagatgaaggcggtggaggcctcggtggcgcccttggttcaaggcctgccgttgttgcgagagagcgcccgggaggcggaggtctatccgatctcctctgacgatacttcccgggcgcgggaggtggtcgacgctgagGAGACCGATGCTGTGGAGCAGCTGGCACCGCTCTTGGatgagggaagcttggccctcgtgcag CTGGGGGTGGAACAGAGGGCGCACCAGCTGacaaaaggtgccttggatgaggcccttgctgcagctgaggcctcgcagaccgaggctatggtttggagggggacggtcgagg agctagggagtgaagcttccagggcggccgaggcttctcgggtcgaggcccaccgcttgaaggaggaggccgaggcttctagggccgaggccctgcgctggaaggagaaaaccgaggcctgtcaggtcgagacccaaCATTGGGAGCAGAAGGctaagg agtcagaggcggaggttactcaggccgccgaggcttccagcacgGTGCAGAtagtgctcgagaccgagatcggggagcacgaagCGCTGAAGCATGCTGCCCTTtctgcctgcgaggccctggaggttgaaggggtttag